The following proteins come from a genomic window of Bactrocera tryoni isolate S06 chromosome 1, CSIRO_BtryS06_freeze2, whole genome shotgun sequence:
- the LOC120770792 gene encoding jerky protein homolog-like: MPTKQRKSLQIRLNLHQKAEILRKLDEVIHGNRLALDYNVSKAAISKIKKKRHEILEAVANTHEVATKKTLHKSEYPVLEARLYKWFLSQRQRNCAMSGPILKARAELEIAKLHTGKQFHACDGWLANFKKRFGIRHLKICVEILSSDKSGVTPFIHNFRAKMNEEIPLLTLIRSNSSHDDTLREVQSLLSKVGGVDVSSEDIENWNDDQNTEDDEDFEVSDNEDEEPVVEEDMQQQKVSFSEAVECIGTLIKWYENNNDANQISHLINMRTRIVRSYYTKEKKQTSLDRFFKPALTN; this comes from the exons ATGCCAACAAAGCAGAGAAAATCATTGCAAATCAGATTAAATTTGCATCAAAAAGCTGAGATTTTAAGAAAACTCGATGAAGTTATTCATGGAAATCGATTGGCGTTGGATTATAATGTATCTAAGGCGGCCAtctcaaaaataaagaaaaaacgtcaTGAAATTTTGGAGGCAGTGGCAAACACACATGAAGTTGCAACCAAGAAAACTTTACATAAATCGGAATATCCCGTTCTTGAGGCAAGGTTGTATAAATGGTTCTTAAGCCAAAGACAGCGTAATTGCGCAATGAGTGGTCCAATTTTAAAGGCAAGAGCCGAGCTCGAAATTGCCAAATTGCACACAGGAAAACAATTTCATGCATGTGATGGATGGCTTGCAAATTTCAAGAAAAGATTCGGTATTCGCCACTTAAAAATTTGTGTGGAAATCCTCTCAAGCGACAAGTCAGGAGTAACACCGTTCATTCATAATTTCCGggcaaaaatgaatgaa GAAATTCCATTGCTTACATTGATTAGATCAAATAGTTCTCACGATGATACACTTCGAGAGGTACAATCGTTATTGTCCAAGGTGGGTGGTGTTGACGTCAGCAGTGAAGACATCGAAAATTGGAACGACGATCAAAATACGGAAGATGATGAAGATTTCGAAGTGTCTGACAATGAAGATGAAGAACCAGTTGTCGAGGAAGATATGCAACAACAGAAAGTCAGTTTTTCCGAAGCAGTTGAATGCATCGGTACCTTGATAAAGTGGTATGAAAACAATAATGATGCAAATCAGATATCACATCTTATTAATATGCGTACGAGAATTGTCAGGAGCTATtacacaaaagaaaagaaacaaacaagtCTCGACCGCTTCTTTAAACCAGCCCTTacaaattaa